One genomic segment of Nitrososphaera sp. includes these proteins:
- the rplD gene encoding 50S ribosomal protein L4 — MTKASILSVQGKVQGDLELPQVFETPYRPEVIHKVYVNVMSHSYQRQGRYPAAGEMVSAESRNTGLGIARLARARGEGFQRAGQAASVAGVRHGRVAHPPESWKTIYKKINEKERRLGLSSAIAATSNRELVAQRGHKVPENIQLPIVVSNEIESIRKAKEVQNLLSALGMDADLKRARGSHKVNSGTARRRGRSARSGLSALIVVGNESKMTTLSTSIPGIDIKRAEEISVLDLAPGSRPARLTIYSENAVKHFEGLKTRVNNVMEIATRSSK; from the coding sequence TTGACAAAGGCTAGCATTTTATCAGTACAGGGAAAAGTTCAAGGAGATTTGGAGCTTCCACAGGTCTTTGAAACCCCGTACCGACCGGAAGTTATACACAAAGTCTATGTTAACGTGATGTCTCATTCGTACCAGAGGCAGGGCAGATATCCAGCAGCCGGCGAGATGGTTAGCGCCGAGTCTCGGAACACGGGTCTTGGCATCGCGAGACTCGCCAGAGCCCGTGGCGAAGGATTCCAGCGAGCTGGGCAAGCTGCGAGCGTTGCAGGCGTGCGGCACGGCAGAGTGGCGCATCCTCCAGAATCATGGAAAACAATCTACAAAAAGATTAATGAAAAGGAGAGACGCCTTGGCCTCAGTTCAGCCATAGCCGCGACGAGCAATAGAGAACTCGTAGCGCAAAGGGGTCACAAAGTTCCCGAAAATATACAGCTCCCCATTGTTGTTTCTAACGAAATTGAATCAATTCGCAAAGCTAAAGAGGTTCAGAATCTGCTGTCTGCCTTGGGAATGGATGCTGACTTGAAGCGGGCGCGCGGTTCTCACAAGGTCAATTCTGGAACCGCTAGAAGGCGTGGCAGGTCAGCAAGATCGGGGCTGAGCGCTCTTATCGTCGTTGGCAACGAATCAAAGATGACAACTTTGTCCACGTCTATCCCGGGCATCGATATCAAACGCGCAGAGGAGATAAGTGTGTTGGACCTCGCACCGGGCTCAAGGCCGGCGAGGCTTACGATCTATTCGGAAAATGCAGTGAAGCACTTTGAGGGGCTTAAAACCCGGGTAAACAACGTAATGGAAATTGCGACGAGGTCATCAAAGTGA
- the rplW gene encoding 50S ribosomal protein L23 has product MSKRETEKKPAPAAKESEVMVASSMSPEEASRIIYAPYVTEKTFNQIEKENKLAFMVSVESSKTQIIEAIRVLYEAEALNANTAITIHGKKAFVTFKAPEGARDLATKLGLV; this is encoded by the coding sequence GTGAGCAAGAGAGAAACCGAGAAAAAACCTGCCCCTGCTGCAAAAGAATCAGAAGTCATGGTTGCATCGTCGATGAGCCCAGAGGAGGCTTCCAGAATTATCTATGCACCTTACGTTACAGAAAAAACCTTTAATCAAATCGAAAAGGAGAATAAACTCGCATTTATGGTCTCCGTAGAATCAAGCAAGACGCAGATAATTGAGGCAATAAGGGTTTTGTACGAGGCCGAGGCACTTAACGCAAACACCGCTATCACTATTCATGGGAAAAAGGCTTTTGTCACATTCAAGGCGCCCGAAGGCGCAAGGGATCTGGCTACTAAGCTCGGCTTGGTGTAA
- a CDS encoding 30S ribosomal protein S19: MVREFKFKGYTPEQLQSLSIETVLPLLNARQRRSLDKRVSYYMNDDKRKLREKVKLAREGKLKGKLRTHVRDMIILPDMVGLTIHVHNGKEFVQVAIRAEMIGHYLGEYAITNKRVQHGAPGVGASRSSLYVPLK, encoded by the coding sequence TTGGTTCGAGAGTTCAAGTTCAAAGGTTATACTCCAGAGCAGCTCCAATCTCTATCAATTGAAACGGTTTTGCCGCTCCTTAATGCCCGGCAGAGGCGTTCTCTTGATAAGCGCGTCAGCTATTACATGAACGACGACAAGCGGAAACTCAGGGAAAAAGTCAAGCTTGCACGCGAAGGCAAGCTAAAGGGCAAGCTGCGCACACATGTCAGAGACATGATAATTCTCCCCGACATGGTGGGATTAACGATTCATGTTCACAACGGGAAGGAATTTGTTCAAGTTGCAATTAGGGCAGAAATGATAGGCCATTACCTTGGCGAGTATGCGATTACAAACAAGAGAGTCCAGCACGGCGCACCAGGAGTAGGTGCTTCAAGGTCTAGCCTCTACGTCCCATTGAAGTGA
- a CDS encoding 50S ribosomal protein L22 produces the protein MPEFKYAFQNFDKARHVRASLREKSISHKHSREIAVAIKGMSIEKAREFLENVVSRKIAVPYRRYNNEVAHRTNIRDGFSSGRYPKKAANEFLRLLDNLESNAEYKGMDLDRLRIISAVVHKGTKLERFTPRAMGRSSPKIDTLVHVELVAQEARVEE, from the coding sequence ATGCCTGAATTCAAATACGCATTTCAGAATTTTGACAAGGCTCGACACGTCCGAGCTTCGCTGAGAGAAAAGTCGATATCGCATAAACACTCGCGCGAAATAGCCGTTGCTATCAAGGGCATGTCAATCGAGAAGGCCCGCGAATTTCTCGAAAATGTCGTTTCTCGAAAAATCGCCGTTCCGTACAGGCGCTACAACAACGAGGTTGCCCACAGAACCAACATTCGTGACGGCTTTTCTTCCGGCAGGTATCCAAAGAAGGCAGCCAATGAGTTCCTTCGATTGCTTGATAATCTCGAATCGAACGCAGAGTACAAGGGCATGGATCTCGACAGGCTACGCATAATAAGTGCAGTAGTCCACAAGGGTACTAAACTCGAAAGATTTACCCCGAGAGCAATGGGTCGGTCAAGCCCGAAAATCGATACACTAGTCCACGTGGAGCTGGTAGCTCAAGAGGCGAGGGTTGAAGAATGA
- a CDS encoding 30S ribosomal protein S3 — protein MSAVKNVLKNSFRNMELNEFLTEQLKDAGYAGVEVQKTPVGAKLTVFVTRPGLVIGRKGTGIKDLMARLEQKFGLQNPQISVMEVTTPELNPQIMCNRIAQLIERGTAFRRASMWSMNTIMSAGALGVEVTISGKLRTERAHFEKHTLGVVPKSGDVAGKIVRLGITHVLTKMGLMGIQLRIASKSSVPQEFEYKDASGTTSGPLSQATDGQNPSLPQTDQTTASNQGGSADGSA, from the coding sequence ATGAGCGCTGTAAAGAACGTGCTGAAAAATAGCTTTCGAAATATGGAACTCAACGAGTTCCTCACCGAACAGCTGAAAGACGCAGGTTACGCGGGAGTCGAGGTGCAGAAAACGCCGGTCGGTGCAAAGCTGACTGTCTTTGTTACCAGACCCGGACTGGTAATCGGCAGGAAAGGCACCGGCATTAAAGATCTCATGGCAAGACTCGAGCAAAAGTTCGGGCTCCAGAACCCGCAGATTTCTGTAATGGAAGTGACTACGCCTGAGCTCAATCCTCAGATAATGTGCAACAGGATCGCGCAGTTAATCGAGCGCGGCACTGCATTTAGAAGAGCCTCAATGTGGTCCATGAACACCATCATGAGCGCGGGTGCACTGGGAGTAGAGGTGACTATTTCCGGCAAGCTTCGCACGGAGCGCGCTCATTTTGAAAAACACACGCTTGGAGTCGTTCCAAAGAGCGGCGATGTTGCAGGTAAAATTGTCCGCCTCGGGATCACACACGTTCTTACCAAGATGGGACTTATGGGAATCCAGCTCAGAATCGCGTCTAAATCAAGCGTTCCTCAAGAGTTTGAATACAAGGATGCATCTGGGACAACTTCTGGCCCATTGTCGCAAGCGACAGACGGGCAGAATCCATCTTTGCCACAAACTGACCAGACTACTGCTTCGAATCAGGGAGGGAGTGCGGATGGCTCGGCTTAA
- the rpmC gene encoding 50S ribosomal protein L29 has product MARLKVKTLREMNDTDLADKLLELQTDLAKLRAEKTKGTLKKSSGDVRWVRRDIARMMTIINERKVATK; this is encoded by the coding sequence ATGGCTCGGCTTAAAGTCAAGACATTACGCGAAATGAATGATACCGACCTGGCAGACAAGCTGCTGGAGCTTCAGACAGATCTTGCGAAATTGAGGGCAGAGAAGACAAAGGGAACGCTGAAAAAATCAAGCGGCGATGTGCGTTGGGTACGAAGGGATATTGCTCGAATGATGACCATTATTAATGAAAGGAAGGTCGCGACCAAGTGA
- a CDS encoding 30S ribosomal protein S17: MVRNIGVSVVSPRKTCEDEICPFHGNLSVRGKLIRGIVASAKAKKMIVVSREYPRPVPKYKRYERSRSKVHAYLPECIEVKEGEEVVVAECRPLSKTVSFVVVEVSTKDGGGN; encoded by the coding sequence TTGGTTAGAAATATTGGAGTATCTGTCGTTTCGCCGCGCAAAACTTGTGAGGACGAAATTTGCCCATTCCATGGGAACCTTTCAGTCCGAGGAAAGCTTATTCGCGGAATAGTGGCTAGTGCCAAGGCAAAGAAGATGATAGTCGTATCCAGGGAGTATCCGCGCCCCGTACCCAAGTACAAGAGGTATGAGAGGAGCAGATCAAAAGTGCATGCATACCTGCCTGAATGCATCGAAGTCAAAGAAGGTGAGGAAGTGGTCGTTGCAGAGTGCCGTCCGCTGTCAAAAACCGTTTCCTTCGTCGTGGTGGAGGTAAGTACCAAGGATGGCGGCGGGAACTAA
- a CDS encoding 50S ribosomal protein L14, producing the protein MAAGTKSRAVSAKGVEEFRPYITRALPVTANLVCADNTGAKILRIAQVTRYKGRHSRQPSAAVGDFVTVTVKKGPAELRKQIFGAVIVRQKYPIRRPNGVRVVFEDNAAVLVTPEGEIKGTDIKGPVASEAAEKWPRIANLAGMII; encoded by the coding sequence ATGGCGGCGGGAACTAAGTCTAGGGCAGTCTCGGCGAAAGGCGTCGAGGAATTTAGGCCATATATCACTCGGGCTCTCCCTGTTACGGCTAATTTGGTGTGTGCCGACAATACAGGGGCCAAGATTCTCAGGATAGCCCAAGTTACTCGATACAAGGGCCGCCATTCAAGGCAGCCCTCAGCGGCAGTCGGAGACTTTGTCACCGTAACCGTTAAGAAAGGCCCTGCCGAGCTTCGAAAGCAGATTTTCGGCGCGGTGATTGTCAGACAAAAGTATCCCATTAGGAGGCCGAATGGTGTAAGGGTTGTGTTTGAAGATAATGCGGCTGTCCTGGTAACGCCCGAGGGCGAAATCAAGGGGACAGACATTAAGGGCCCGGTGGCATCAGAGGCAGCGGAGAAGTGGCCAAGAATAGCAAACCTTGCTGGGATGATCATTTAG
- the rplX gene encoding 50S ribosomal protein L24: MAKVNPKLIHVPKHQRDKRIGATLDDALRQQYGRRGTRVVQGDSVRVLRGEYKGVEGKVEEVITKSGSLYIEGVKREKIRGGTVKVPIHASNVMITSLKLDDKFRTARLQRKSGTSEQSSQSEERSQ, encoded by the coding sequence ATGGCTAAAGTAAACCCAAAACTTATCCACGTGCCAAAACACCAGAGAGATAAACGGATAGGCGCCACGCTAGATGATGCACTCAGGCAACAGTACGGGCGAAGAGGGACGCGTGTGGTCCAGGGCGATTCGGTACGCGTTTTGCGTGGAGAATACAAAGGTGTTGAAGGTAAAGTGGAAGAAGTAATCACAAAATCAGGGAGCTTGTATATCGAGGGAGTAAAAAGAGAAAAAATTCGTGGCGGCACTGTCAAGGTGCCAATTCACGCGTCAAACGTCATGATCACCTCGCTCAAGCTCGACGACAAGTTCAGAACGGCACGCTTGCAGAGGAAATCGGGCACGAGCGAGCAGTCCAGCCAATCAGAGGAGCGGTCTCAATAG
- a CDS encoding S4 domain-containing protein, whose amino-acid sequence MGKRGGDSRMKRQLAPVFWNIRRKESQFVVSVKPGPHPKRLSYPLGMVLRDVLGVAATMLEAQRILVAGKVKVDNIVRRSPNFAVGLMDTIELSTGQTYRMVPKDSTLLVPVSIDESEKTVKLSKVTSKTSVRGKKIQYGFHDGKTKISDKVLRVGDTCLIELPQAEIKDHLKFEKGCTVLIITGENAGKIGKVEDIRDGIFSLPKRALVTFEQRSVELPVEMVMAVGAEKPIIRVN is encoded by the coding sequence ATGGGCAAAAGAGGAGGAGACTCGAGGATGAAGAGGCAGTTGGCGCCTGTCTTTTGGAATATTAGAAGAAAAGAGAGCCAGTTCGTAGTAAGCGTTAAACCGGGGCCTCACCCAAAGCGGCTATCCTACCCGCTGGGCATGGTCCTCCGCGACGTTCTTGGCGTAGCTGCAACGATGCTTGAGGCGCAGCGCATACTGGTAGCCGGCAAGGTCAAAGTCGACAATATTGTTAGGAGGTCACCCAACTTCGCCGTTGGGCTAATGGACACTATTGAACTCTCAACAGGGCAAACTTACAGAATGGTGCCAAAAGACTCTACGCTATTGGTGCCTGTTTCTATTGACGAGTCGGAAAAGACCGTGAAACTATCCAAGGTCACCAGCAAGACCTCAGTACGCGGTAAAAAGATACAATACGGATTCCATGACGGCAAGACAAAGATATCAGACAAGGTTCTTCGAGTTGGCGATACTTGCCTAATTGAGCTGCCGCAGGCCGAAATTAAGGATCATTTAAAGTTCGAGAAGGGATGCACAGTACTTATCATTACAGGTGAAAACGCCGGCAAGATAGGCAAGGTCGAAGACATCAGGGACGGCATATTTTCTCTTCCAAAGAGGGCCTTGGTCACATTCGAGCAGAGGTCCGTCGAGCTACCCGTGGAAATGGTAATGGCGGTGGGCGCGGAAAAGCCCATAATTAGGGTGAACTAA
- a CDS encoding 50S ribosomal protein L5 — translation MSEQAQTEQIGSTDMKRIRVDKVVINIGVGKSGDPIEKAKKALLELTGHQPAVRGAKKSVRDFGIHKGEPIGAMVTLRRDPANDFLKRIVAAKRNTLKASSFDNFGNISVGIHEHIDIPGTKYNPEIGIFGMDVSAVLVRPGYRIARKSRKSAKIGKSHRINREEAMDFFRQQFGAEIE, via the coding sequence ATGAGTGAACAAGCACAAACAGAACAAATCGGCTCGACCGACATGAAACGCATTCGCGTAGATAAGGTTGTAATAAACATCGGCGTGGGAAAATCCGGCGACCCTATTGAAAAGGCAAAAAAAGCACTCCTTGAACTTACGGGTCATCAGCCGGCCGTAAGAGGCGCCAAAAAGTCCGTCAGAGATTTTGGAATTCACAAAGGTGAGCCGATTGGCGCGATGGTAACGCTCAGAAGGGATCCCGCCAATGACTTTCTCAAACGCATCGTTGCGGCCAAGCGCAATACTCTGAAGGCCAGTTCATTCGACAACTTTGGCAACATCTCGGTTGGAATACACGAGCACATCGACATACCCGGCACCAAATATAATCCCGAAATCGGCATCTTTGGAATGGATGTCAGCGCCGTTCTTGTAAGACCAGGTTATCGCATCGCACGAAAAAGCAGAAAGAGCGCCAAGATCGGAAAAAGCCACAGGATAAATAGGGAAGAAGCAATGGACTTTTTCAGGCAGCAGTTTGGAGCGGAGATTGAATAA
- a CDS encoding 30S ribosomal protein S14, with the protein MPKPRGYEETGRKKLAHGKGTRWCRRCGAFNGMIQKYNLMLCRQCFREVAASLGFVKYE; encoded by the coding sequence ATGCCAAAACCTAGAGGTTATGAAGAGACGGGAAGGAAGAAACTTGCTCACGGCAAGGGTACCAGATGGTGTCGCAGGTGCGGCGCATTCAACGGAATGATTCAAAAATACAACTTGATGCTTTGCAGGCAGTGCTTTAGAGAAGTGGCCGCGAGTCTAGGATTCGTCAAGTACGAATGA
- a CDS encoding 30S ribosomal protein S8 yields the protein MPALNVISNLFTTIYNNESRRKKECVVLPASRFASEILRVMQKHRYIGEFEQVDDGRAGKFKIQLLAKINKCGIITPHFSVKKDQYFNWERQFLPAYSMGLLLVSTSRGIMSHHEAQSQNLGGVLVGYVY from the coding sequence ATGCCAGCGTTAAATGTCATATCGAACCTTTTCACTACAATTTATAACAACGAGTCCCGGCGAAAGAAAGAGTGTGTCGTACTTCCCGCTTCAAGGTTTGCAAGTGAAATCCTCCGGGTAATGCAGAAGCACCGGTATATCGGGGAATTCGAGCAGGTAGACGACGGGAGGGCAGGCAAATTCAAGATCCAGTTGCTGGCCAAGATTAACAAATGCGGCATAATTACACCGCATTTTTCGGTTAAGAAAGATCAGTACTTCAACTGGGAAAGGCAATTTCTGCCTGCATACAGCATGGGATTACTACTGGTTTCTACTAGCAGGGGGATAATGTCTCACCACGAGGCTCAGTCCCAAAATCTGGGAGGCGTTCTTGTTGGCTACGTCTACTGA
- a CDS encoding 50S ribosomal protein L6 translates to MATSTEEAIVGEVEIPDSVKVTQERNTIVAKGKAGTVKKDFTKLPATISIDGNKVVIKPHGKRKKDLAVTNTGASIIRSMIKGAEKGFTYKLKVIFAHFPISVKVKDGQVLVENFFGERSPRVSTIVGEGTKVTVAGEDILVQGPSLEDVSQTAANIELSTKIKDKDQRVFLDGLYVYAREDGMQRG, encoded by the coding sequence TTGGCTACGTCTACTGAAGAAGCGATCGTCGGGGAGGTTGAAATCCCCGATTCTGTAAAAGTTACACAGGAGCGAAACACCATTGTTGCAAAGGGAAAGGCCGGCACCGTGAAGAAAGACTTTACGAAACTGCCTGCGACAATCTCGATTGACGGAAACAAGGTGGTGATAAAGCCGCATGGCAAGCGCAAAAAGGACCTTGCAGTCACAAACACCGGAGCCAGCATAATTAGAAGCATGATAAAAGGTGCGGAAAAGGGCTTTACATACAAACTCAAGGTCATCTTTGCTCACTTTCCTATTTCGGTAAAAGTAAAGGACGGCCAGGTTCTCGTCGAGAACTTTTTCGGCGAGCGTTCACCTCGGGTTTCTACCATTGTGGGAGAGGGCACCAAGGTTACGGTCGCAGGTGAGGACATTCTAGTTCAGGGTCCGAGCCTGGAAGATGTCTCGCAGACAGCCGCGAACATAGAACTCTCTACAAAGATAAAAGACAAGGACCAGCGGGTCTTCCTTGACGGCCTATATGTCTACGCGCGCGAAGATGGAATGCAGCGCGGGTAG
- a CDS encoding thiolase family protein, which yields MARVAVVASATSAFVKQSDQSVAELAAGPCAEILRSNPVLRELVDCVLVSSCSNEQYLGPVVSEMLGIQPKLAQRIDNLCNSGTNSIATGFSLIASGLCSAVLVTGAEKRESTGYRLTSDITRGSYFLPVHWAALFAKSYMRKYQLAEEKLAMVPVLNRKNSAKNPKALFPSEVTVDQVMNSRKIVEPLKLLECSSACDGASAVMLLSEKLARQVPSTPVWISGIGQRTNSASLAGSTPELSRIDSAIHAGRDAFEMAGLRPSDVDVAELHDAFSILEIMALEDLGLAVAGKGSRFLETGDTVLNPRGGILGCGHPVGATGIAQVAEIFSQLSHKAGERQVSSTLKCGLVHNLAAAGSSATVMIMSAN from the coding sequence GTGGCGCGCGTAGCGGTTGTCGCGTCTGCGACTTCTGCTTTTGTAAAGCAATCGGACCAGTCAGTAGCGGAACTGGCCGCAGGCCCCTGTGCGGAGATCCTTCGGTCAAACCCCGTGCTTAGAGAACTCGTAGACTGCGTATTGGTCTCTAGCTGCTCGAACGAGCAGTACTTGGGTCCAGTAGTGTCGGAGATGCTTGGAATTCAGCCAAAATTGGCTCAGCGCATAGATAACCTCTGCAATTCAGGTACCAACTCGATTGCAACTGGCTTTTCCCTCATCGCCTCGGGACTCTGCAGTGCTGTCTTGGTTACGGGGGCGGAGAAAAGGGAAAGCACCGGCTACAGATTGACTTCAGACATTACGCGCGGGTCATACTTTCTTCCAGTCCATTGGGCGGCCCTATTCGCAAAATCGTACATGAGGAAATACCAACTTGCCGAAGAAAAGCTGGCGATGGTCCCAGTTCTCAACCGAAAGAATTCTGCCAAGAATCCAAAGGCGCTTTTCCCAAGTGAGGTCACAGTAGACCAGGTAATGAATTCGAGAAAGATTGTTGAACCGCTCAAGCTCTTAGAATGCTCTTCAGCATGCGATGGCGCCTCGGCAGTCATGCTCTTGTCTGAAAAACTTGCACGGCAGGTACCTTCAACTCCCGTATGGATTTCTGGAATAGGACAGAGGACGAATTCGGCCAGTCTTGCGGGGTCTACACCTGAACTCTCTCGGATAGATTCTGCCATTCACGCTGGCCGTGATGCGTTTGAAATGGCGGGGTTAAGGCCTTCAGACGTGGATGTTGCCGAGCTGCACGACGCGTTCTCGATTCTTGAAATAATGGCGCTTGAGGACCTGGGCCTTGCTGTGGCAGGAAAGGGGAGCCGGTTTCTTGAGACCGGCGACACAGTGTTGAACCCACGCGGTGGCATCCTAGGCTGTGGCCATCCTGTAGGGGCAACAGGTATAGCTCAGGTCGCCGAGATTTTTTCACAACTCTCTCATAAGGCTGGTGAAAGGCAGGTCTCATCAACATTAAAGTGCGGTCTGGTCCACAACCTAGCAGCCGCAGGCTCTTCGGCGACCGTTATGATTATGAGTGCTAATTAG
- a CDS encoding LLM class flavin-dependent oxidoreductase translates to MTGTRIGYSLGPLLSASDLLKCAMMADSANADSIWVPESWGRESFGTLGALSQVTKAVKLGTSIMSIYSRTPATVAMGAVTIDSMSSGRMVIGLGASTAEIVEGWHGISFEKPLERMREYILCLRKMLSGEKVNHDGTFFKIRNFRILEKPVRPTIPIYVAAINTRMVSLASELADGVLFYLRPVHELASAVEKVRSLRKNDDFEIALSIICAASDTRPDEARRRARKTLAFYVGAGRYYSKFLAETGYRAEVEAIQNAFTVSGSDAAAKHVPDKMLDSLAVSGSFEQCREQLNCLAQTGITRAILQVNPIDDAESSFRELIDCFGWRA, encoded by the coding sequence ATGACCGGTACAAGAATAGGCTACAGCCTTGGCCCGCTGCTATCCGCTTCGGACTTGCTGAAATGCGCGATGATGGCTGATAGCGCAAACGCGGATTCCATATGGGTGCCCGAATCCTGGGGGCGAGAATCATTCGGCACTCTAGGAGCGCTCAGTCAGGTCACCAAAGCCGTCAAGCTGGGTACCTCTATCATGAGTATCTACTCCAGGACTCCCGCAACTGTGGCTATGGGCGCAGTTACCATCGACTCTATGTCTAGCGGAAGAATGGTCATCGGGCTGGGAGCGAGCACTGCTGAAATAGTCGAAGGCTGGCACGGAATATCATTTGAAAAGCCCCTGGAGAGGATGCGAGAATATATTCTGTGCCTGCGGAAAATGCTTTCCGGGGAAAAAGTTAACCACGATGGCACATTTTTTAAAATCCGCAATTTCCGAATTCTTGAAAAGCCAGTCCGGCCGACAATCCCGATATACGTCGCGGCTATAAACACCCGAATGGTCTCGCTTGCCTCTGAACTTGCAGACGGGGTCTTATTTTATCTGAGACCGGTCCATGAACTGGCCTCGGCTGTTGAAAAAGTCAGGTCTCTTCGAAAAAATGATGACTTTGAAATTGCTCTGTCGATAATATGCGCCGCGTCCGATACACGTCCTGATGAAGCACGTCGGAGGGCGAGAAAGACGCTGGCCTTCTATGTCGGTGCCGGCAGGTATTACAGCAAGTTCCTGGCAGAGACAGGATACAGAGCCGAAGTTGAGGCCATACAGAATGCCTTTACAGTTTCGGGCAGCGATGCAGCTGCAAAACATGTGCCTGACAAAATGCTGGATTCACTGGCAGTATCCGGGAGCTTTGAGCAATGCAGAGAACAACTGAACTGCCTTGCGCAGACTGGAATAACAAGGGCCATACTGCAGGTAAATCCTATAGATGACGCAGAAAGTTCATTTAGGGAACTCATCGACTGTTTTGGGTGGCGCGCGTAG
- a CDS encoding nucleotidyltransferase family protein, producing the protein MKAVILAGGYGKRLKPLTDERPKPMIEVRNAPIIEWQIRWLKSFGVSEIIICVGYMKERIIEYIGSGNKLGVKVGYAVEDDPLGTGGALKNAQSLLSGQSGFFLVNGDILTELDPNKLHDGPSQGIALVQLRSPFGVVEVDGQERVTGFVEKPQIPDRWINAGVYYFTQKVFDYLPDSGNIEVTALPALAKNGELRAVKYDHIFWRSIDSHKDIEEASRELPSAKIA; encoded by the coding sequence ATGAAAGCAGTTATTCTCGCTGGTGGCTATGGCAAGCGACTGAAGCCTCTCACCGATGAGAGGCCAAAGCCAATGATTGAAGTAAGAAATGCTCCAATAATTGAATGGCAGATCAGGTGGCTAAAGAGTTTTGGAGTTTCTGAGATTATAATATGCGTCGGATACATGAAGGAACGCATTATCGAATACATAGGCAGCGGTAACAAGCTGGGAGTAAAAGTTGGATACGCAGTGGAAGACGACCCTTTGGGTACAGGAGGCGCATTAAAGAACGCACAAAGTCTGCTGTCCGGGCAGAGTGGCTTTTTCCTTGTGAACGGAGACATCTTGACCGAGCTGGACCCGAACAAGCTTCATGATGGCCCATCACAAGGAATAGCGCTTGTCCAACTGAGAAGTCCTTTCGGCGTGGTCGAGGTGGACGGTCAAGAACGCGTTACGGGATTTGTGGAAAAGCCTCAGATACCTGACAGGTGGATAAATGCAGGCGTATACTACTTCACTCAAAAAGTCTTTGACTACCTTCCAGACAGCGGGAATATTGAGGTCACGGCCCTACCCGCACTCGCAAAGAACGGAGAATTGCGGGCGGTAAAGTATGATCATATCTTTTGGAGGTCGATTGACTCGCACAAGGACATAGAGGAAGCTTCAAGAGAGCTCCCTTCTGCCAAGATAGCATGA
- the bioD gene encoding dethiobiotin synthase, with translation MQGVFITGTSTGVGKTVVTAGLTLLLARKGLDVVACKPFASSDRPFSKRFNSEDTALLAKASGSAETDRVLNPSYYPLGASPYMASRVLGMKAPSLEIVCKSTLALAAKHDFAVVEGIGGIMVPITRRKTLADFVKRLGLPVIIVTTPFLGSLNHTLLTIMACRAYHIKILGIVVNMMPLRPSIVEREAPRCIEELSGIEVIATLQKKHRLDLAEVANSLQKSVKPGFLPVDQL, from the coding sequence ATGCAGGGAGTCTTTATCACCGGGACTAGCACGGGTGTGGGAAAGACCGTGGTCACTGCCGGATTGACTTTGCTCTTGGCACGCAAAGGGCTTGACGTTGTGGCCTGCAAGCCGTTTGCCTCGTCTGACCGTCCTTTCTCCAAGCGCTTTAACTCTGAAGATACGGCGCTGCTTGCAAAAGCATCTGGCTCGGCAGAAACCGACCGGGTGCTAAATCCGTCCTACTATCCCCTCGGCGCCTCACCATACATGGCATCAAGGGTGCTAGGAATGAAGGCACCTAGTCTTGAAATCGTATGCAAATCAACCTTAGCTCTGGCTGCAAAACATGACTTTGCGGTAGTCGAGGGAATCGGGGGAATAATGGTTCCAATCACTCGCCGAAAGACGTTGGCCGATTTCGTGAAGCGGCTGGGATTGCCTGTAATAATCGTGACCACGCCCTTTCTCGGTTCTCTCAACCACACATTGCTTACGATTATGGCATGCCGTGCATATCACATCAAAATCCTAGGAATAGTAGTAAATATGATGCCCTTGAGACCCTCCATTGTAGAACGAGAGGCCCCCCGATGTATCGAGGAACTAAGCGGTATTGAAGTTATTGCAACTTTGCAAAAAAAGCACAGACTCGACCTCGCGGAGGTGGCAAACTCGCTGCAAAAGTCCGTAAAGCCGGGGTTTCTACCCGTGGACCAGCTTTAG